Genomic window (Deltaproteobacteria bacterium):
ACGTCGGCGAAGCGACCATGAGCTACCTGACGCAGATGCTCGGACTCGCGGTGCAGAACTTCGTCTCCGCAGCGACCGGCATGGCCGTCCTGGCGGCGTTCATCCGCGGCTTCCGCAACTCGGCGACGCGAGGGATCGGCAACTTCTGGAGTGACCTCACCCGCAGCACGCTCCACATCCTGCTGCCGCTCTCGATCGTGCTCGCGCTCGTGCAGGCGTCGCAGGGCGTGGTCCAGAACTTCAGCGCCTACAAGGCGGTGCCGCTCCTCCAGACGACGTCGGTGACGTCGCCGGTCAAGGACGCCGACGGCAACCCCGTGCGCGACGGGAAGGGCGAGCCGAAGACCGAGACGACCGTCGTCACCGAGCAGACGCTCCCCATGGGGCCCGCGTCGTCGCAGATCGCGATCAAGCAGCTCGGCACGAACGGCGGCGGCTTCTTCAACGCCAACTCCGCGCATCCTTACGAAAACCCGACGCCGCTCTCGAATTTCTTCGAGATGCTGGCGCTCCTGCTGATCGCGGCGGCCCTCTGCCACACTTTCGGACAGATGGTCGGCGACACCCGCCAGGGATGGGCCGTGCTCGCCGCCATGACCGTCATCTTCGTCGTGATGGTCGGCGTCTGCGAGTGGGCGGAGTCCCGCGGCAACCCGCGGCACGCCGCGGCCGGCGCCGACGTCGTCGCGAGCGACGTCCAGCCGGGCGGCAACATGGAGGGCAAGGAGGCGCGCTTCGGCGTCGTCAACTCCGCTCTCTGGGCGACCGCCACGACCGCCGTCTCCAACGGGTCGGTGAACGCGATGCACGATTCGTTCACACCGCTCGGGGGTCTCGTGCCGCTCTTCATGATGCAGCTCGGCGAGGTCGTCTACGGCGGTGTCGGCTCCGGCCTCTACGGCATGCTGATCTTCGCCATCGTCGCAGTCTTCGTCGCCGGCCTCATGGTCGGCCGCACGCCGGAGTACCTCGGCAAGAAGATCGAGGCCTACGAGATGAAGATGGCGTCGATCATGATTCTCATCCCGCCGATCGTCGTCCTCGGCTTCACGGCCCTCGCGGTGATCACCGAGGCCGGCCTCGCGAGCCGCTTCAACAAGGGCGCGCACGGATTCAGCGAGATCCTCTACGCCTTCAGCTCGATGGGCAACAACAACGGCAGTGCTTTTGCCGGCCTCTCGGCGAACGTACCATTCTACAACACGGCCGGCGGCCTCGCGATGCTGATCTCGCGCTACTGGCTAGCGATCCCGACGCTCGCGATCGCCGGCTCGCTCGCACGGAAGAAGCACGTGCCCGCCGGTGCCGGGACGCTGCCCACCCACACGCCGCTCTTCGTGTGCATGCTCATCGGCGTCGTCATCCTCGTCGGCGTCCTCACCTTCGTACCCGCGCTCGCGCTCGGGCCGATCGTCGAGCACGTCATGCTGTACCAGTGAGTACGCAGCGCTCGTCCACGGAGAGGAAGCCATGTCCACACACGCCAGAACGCGCCCGCTTTTCGATCCCGAGATCGTCCGCGGCGCGATCGTCGCCTCGTTCACCAAGCTCGACCCGCGCCACCAGGTGCGTAACCCGGTGATGTTCGTCGTGCTGCTCGGCAGCGTACTGGCTACGACCCTGTTCTTCCAGGCGCTCGGCGGACACGGCGAGGCGCCGACCTGGTTCATCCTGACCGTATC
Coding sequences:
- the kdpA gene encoding potassium-transporting ATPase subunit KdpA produces the protein MTTNGFLQVGVYVIVLLALAKPLGAFMARVYDGKSTWLSPVLAPIERAIYRISGIDPEQDMTWKTYAVAMLLFNFLGLLVVYGLQRLQSVLPLNPQGFAAVTPDSSFNTAASFATNTNWQGYVGEATMSYLTQMLGLAVQNFVSAATGMAVLAAFIRGFRNSATRGIGNFWSDLTRSTLHILLPLSIVLALVQASQGVVQNFSAYKAVPLLQTTSVTSPVKDADGNPVRDGKGEPKTETTVVTEQTLPMGPASSQIAIKQLGTNGGGFFNANSAHPYENPTPLSNFFEMLALLLIAAALCHTFGQMVGDTRQGWAVLAAMTVIFVVMVGVCEWAESRGNPRHAAAGADVVASDVQPGGNMEGKEARFGVVNSALWATATTAVSNGSVNAMHDSFTPLGGLVPLFMMQLGEVVYGGVGSGLYGMLIFAIVAVFVAGLMVGRTPEYLGKKIEAYEMKMASIMILIPPIVVLGFTALAVITEAGLASRFNKGAHGFSEILYAFSSMGNNNGSAFAGLSANVPFYNTAGGLAMLISRYWLAIPTLAIAGSLARKKHVPAGAGTLPTHTPLFVCMLIGVVILVGVLTFVPALALGPIVEHVMLYQ